CAGATTGTCTTCTAAAGAAGGAATTACAAATACATCAGCAGCGGAGTAAGCCACAGCCATCAAACGTTCATCAAAAATCTTTCCTAAGGCTATCAAATTTTTACACTTTTCCGGTTGCATTTTCGAACCAATGACACATAAACAAATATTTTCATTTTTGAAGTTTTCCAGAGCTTTTTTCAAAAAAGCAAAACCCTTGCGGGTATTTTCTACTCTATCTGCTACAAAAAGTATTACTCTTTTATCTAGGGGTAAACCCAAAACCTCGCGACAAAACTTTTGGTCAAGGGGCTTGAAAATATTTGTAGGAAAGCCATAAGGAATGTAATAATGTGGGTATTGGGCAAAAAGTCTACTGTTTTTAGAACAATTCAAAAGCCATTGAGAAGGAGCGACTATGTATAAGTTTTTTACATTGTGTAGGCATTTTTTTTTGTAAGTGAGCCAATAATCATTTTCACGGATTTCTAATTCAGTATATTTTCTTGGCACTGGCAACCCATTCTCATCAACATCGATAAATCGCTCTGCATAATGCTCTATTCCTAAGAAAGGATTTTGATCATGTAAAGTCCACACTATGGGTTTGGTATTTTTGGCAAAAAATGTTTTCCAATCTAAAAAATCAGCTACCCAGTGGAAATGTATAATATCTGCTGTAGTATATTCTTCTGCCTGACAAATATCCGTAGACGAGTCGGGGAAACTGCATGTTTCTAAACCATGTGGACGCTGTGCTAACAACATAGCTCGTCTGACTTCTTCGGGTGATTTATCGGGTGGGGGAGAGACTAACCAAAATTCTACTCCTATTCTGCGTAATTTAGCCAATAACCGCTGCTGCCACGGCTGCCGCGGCTTTGTTGGCGGAGGACAAACTGTACTTGCACGGATGTCTCGTGTTTTTTGTTTGAGTAAAAGTTGGCTGTCTATTCCCTGATCTAGCAAAGCTTCATGCAGGCGAATACATGCTTTTGCCGCACCGCCGAAATCGTAGCTGTTAACCTGTAAAACTTTCATTTACGCGCCTCCATAAAAAGCGAATCAGGTTTGTAAACAATACCGTTTTTTGATTCCAACTCAAAAGTATTCCAGTTGGNNNNNNNNNNNNNNNNNNNNNNNNNNNNNNNNNNNNNNNNNNNNNNNNNNNNNNNNNNNNNNNNNNNNNNNNNNNNNNNNNNNNNNNNNNNNNNNNNNTTACGCGCCT
The Bacteroidia bacterium genome window above contains:
- a CDS encoding glycosyltransferase encodes the protein MKVLQVNSYDFGGAAKACIRLHEALLDQGIDSQLLLKQKTRDIRASTVCPPPTKPRQPWQQRLLAKLRRIGVEFWLVSPPPDKSPEEVRRAMLLAQRPHGLETCSFPDSSTDICQAEEYTTADIIHFHWVADFLDWKTFFAKNTKPIVWTLHDQNPFLGIEHYAERFIDVDENGLPVPRKYTELEIRENDYWLTYKKKCLHNVKNLYIVAPSQWLLNCSKNSRLFAQYPHYYIPYGFPTNIFKPLDQKFCREVLGLPLDKRVILFVADRVENTRKGFAFLKKALENFKNENICLCVIGSKMQPEKCKNLIALGKIFDERLMAVAYSAADVFVIPSLEDNLPNTMIEALLCGTPVIGFPTGGIKETIQDEINGYLCNEISVAALVYNLEKFMHNIDGFNRHAIAKEAQKKYSLEIQAKAYIALYNHILNCKV